Genomic segment of Actinomycetota bacterium:
CGACCTGGGGAGGGTGTGCGAGCCCGGCAGCGTGGTCCTGAGAAGGGTCATGGAGGTGGAACGTTTCTCCCACGTCATGCACCTGGTGAGCGAGGTGGCCGGGACCCTGCGGTCCGACCGGGGCAACCGGGAGCTGCTGCGCTCCGCCTTCCCGGCAGGCACCGTCTCCGGGGCGCCCAAGATAAGGGCCTGCCAGATAATCGACGAGCTGGAGAGGGAACGACGCGGCCCTTACGCCGGCGCCGTGGGCTACGTCTCCTACCACGGGGACATGGACACCTGTATCGCCATCCGAACCATCGTCATCCAGGGGAACCGGGCTTACGTGCAAGCCGGAGGCGGGGTGGTGGCCGACTCCAATCCTTCCCGGGAGTACGAGGAGACGGTGAACAAGGCTCGCGCCCTCCTACGCGCCATTCGCACCGCTGAGGCCCGCGAGGGGGTGATGACACCGTGATCTCTGCGCGGAACACGATAGGGCGCGACGGCGCCCCGAGCTCGTCACGGACCGCGCTTTCACGTCCGGCAACGCGCTGGGAGAAAAACGCCCCCGCGGAAAGCGGCACCCGGTCCATTCGTGTGCTCCTCATCGACAACTATGATTCCTTCACCTACAACCTTGCCCAGGCCCTGCAGGTACTGGGAGCCGAGGTCATCGCGGCGCGCAATGACGAGCTCACGCTCTCAAGCGTAGATGAGCTACGGCCCACCCACCTGGTCATCTCGCCCGGGCCGGGAGGACCGGAGGACACCGGGATAACCATCCCCGTGGTCCGGCGCCTGGCGGGGAAGGTACCTGTCCTCGGCGTCTGCCTGGGACACCAGGCCATCGGCCACCTCTACGGAGCGGCGGTGGTTCGTGCGCCGCGCCCCGTGCACGGGAAAACTTCCAGAATATTCCACGATGGCAGAACCATCTACCGCGGGCTACCTAATCCCTTCACCGCCACCCGCTACCATTCCCTGGTAGTCGGCGCGGACCTCCCCCCCGAGCTGGAGATCAGCGCGCGCAGCGAGGACGGGCTGGTCATGGGCATAAGGCACCGTCACCTGCCCGTGGAGGGAGTGCAGTTCCATCCCGAATCCTTTCTGACCATCGAGGGAGAAGGCCTTTTAAGGAATTTCCTGGAAATGGAGGTGGGAAGATGATAAGCGATGTCCTGGCCTGGGTGACGGAGGGGAAAACCCTGAACCAGGAGACAGCCCGGGAGGTCATGTCCTTCATCATGCGGGGGGAAGCCACCGACGCCCAGGTCGCCTGCCTGCTCACCGCCTTGAGAATGCGCGGCGAGACCCCAGAAGAGATAGCAGGCTTCGCCCAGGCCATGCGCGAGGCGGCGCTGAACATCCGGCCCTCGGTCTCTCCCCTCGTGGACACCTGCGGAACGGGTGGGGACGGTTGCGGCACTTTCAACATTTCCACCGCCGCCGCATTCATCGCCGCCGGGGCGGGGGTCTACGTGGCCAAGCACGGGAATCGCGGCGTGAGCTCCTCCTGCGGGAGCGCTGATGTCCTCGAGGCCCTCGGGGTGAACATCGATATGGACCCGGAACGGGTGCGGACCTGCATCGAGGAAGTGGGGATCGGCTTTCTTTTCGCCCCACGCTTTCACCCCGCCATGCGCCACGTGATGCGGGCCCGCAGGGAAATGGGCATTCCCACCGCCTTCAACCTGCTGGGTCCCCTCACCAACCCAGCCGGGGCCCAGTTCCAGCTTCTGGGGGTAGGCAGAGTGGACAAGGCCCCGCTGATAGCCGGCGCCCTGGCCGGCATGGGGACACGGAAGGCGCTGGTAGTGCACGGCGAGGACGGCCTAGACGAGATCTCCTCCATCTCCCCCACCCTGGTCTGGGAGGTGGAGGACGGGAAAGTCAAAGAAGGGCGTATCGAGCCGGGCGAACTGGGGCTCGACCCCGCTGACCCTCAGGCCCTGCAGGGAGGAAGCGCGGAAGAGAATGCCCGCATTATCCGCGAGGAGGTTCTTTCCGGGAAACCGGGTCCCCGTCGCGACATTGCCGTCCTCAACGCCGCCGCGGTCCTTTATGCGGCGGGAAGGGCAGCCGACCTGAAGGAAGGGCTGGCGCTGGCGGAGGATGCGGTGGATTCCGGCCGCGCCCTACGGAAACTGGAAATGTTGGTAGAATTTACCAAGGAGGCGAGTCGTGTTTCTTGAACGGGCCATGCAGCTCGCCGGGAAACGCGTCCGGGAGATGATGGAGGTCTTCTCTCCCTCTCACCTCGAAGACCTCTGCGCGGAGCTTCCACCCCCTCCCTCCCTGTCCGCCGCCCTCCGGTCACGCGCCGAGGCGGAAGTGGGGATAATCGCGGAGATAAAACGTCGTTCTCCCTCCCGGGGGGACATCCGACCCAGTCTGCGGGTGGCGGAAACCGCCCGGGCATACCGGCGCGGCGGGGCCCGTGCCATATCCGTACTCACCGAGCCTGATTTCTTCGGCGGCAGCCTGCAGGACCTGGCCGAGGCGGCGACCGCCGTGGACCTACCCGTTCTGCGGAAGGACTTCATCCTGGATCGTTACCAGCTCTTGGAAGCCAGGGCGGCGGGTGCCGCGGCAGTGCTGCTCATCGCCACCGCCCTGGAAAGCAGGCAGCTCTCCAGATTGCTGGCGGGAGCGAGGGAATTGGGAATGGAATGCCTGGTGGAGGTACACGACGACAACGACCTGGAGAAGGCGCTCCAGGCCGGCGCGGAGATGATAGGCATCAACAACCGGGACCTCGTGACCCTCGAGGTGGACCTGGGCACCACAGCGCGACTGGCCCCGCTGGTTCCTCCCTCCATCCTCCTGGTGGCCGAGAGCGGTTACCGCTCCGCCGGGGACCTTGTGGGCCTGCGGGAGATGGGAGTAGACGCTGTGCTGGTGGGCGAGGCCCTCTCGGGAAGCAGGGATCCCGAGCGCACCCTGCGGGAACTGCGGGCCTCCCGGCACCCGGGTCAAAGTGAGGGATGACGCGATGTTCAGGAACGGGTACCATGGGGTGGTCGAGCCGAGCGTTCCCTTCCTTAAGGCCTGTGGGATCACCAGGCTGGAGGACGGGCTGGTCGCCTGCGCCGCCGGTTTCACCGCCGTGGGTTTCGTCTTCGCTGAAAGTCCAAGGCGGGTGGATCCCGTCCGGGCCCGCGAAATCAGCCTGCGCCTTCCCCAGTCCGTGCTGCGCGTAGGGGTCTTCCTGGACCAGGAGGAGGACGAGGTGCGTGATATAGCCGGGTTCTGCTCCCTGGACCTGGTCCAGCTCCACGGCCGCTCCCTCGGGCTGGCGTCCCGGTTCGGGGGAAGGGCCGTTCCCTCCCTCCGCCCGCGCACGCCGGAGGACCTGGAGCTCCTCGAGGAGTACCGCGGCGCCTTCGCCGTAATCCTGGATACCTGGGACCCGGAGCTCCCGGGCGGGACGGGCCGGGTGGGGGACTGGAACCTGGCGGCGGAGGCGGCCCGAAGGGGCCGGGTCATCCTGGCCGGTGGCCTTAACCCCGAGAACGTGGCCCGGGCCGTGGCTTGTGTGCGCCCCTTCGGGGTGGACGTGTCCAGCGGGGTGGAGATCTCACCCGGAATCAAGGATCCCGCCCGCCTGCGCGACTTTACGAGCGCTGCAAGGAAGGCCTTTGCCCGGGAAAAGAGAAAGATAGACTCCAGGAGCACAAGGCAGGTCATGGGCCATATGCCGGAGACGGGTCAACCCTCACCGGGATAAGGAGCAAGCCCCGGGAGTTCGAGGAGTGCCACAAGGAAAATCGATAATGCAGGCAGGGCAACCCTCACGGGATAAGAAGCATGTCCCGGGAGCGGATGACTCTTGGTCATTGGGTCGCAAGGGAAATAGGCCGGCTGCAAGCGAGGAGAGCTGGAAATGGTGATTCTTAGGGATCCTGCGACGTGGAGGGAAGTCGCCGGTAAGAAGCGGGTTCCGACCGTCTCCCCTCCCTCGTCCTGCCGCCGAACATCCGCCATGCTTGCGGGGACCGGGCACGGCCAGCGCGGAACCAAGCCCAGGCGCGCAAAAAACCGCGCCGGACGCCGACCCGAGAGGTCCGGTCTCCGCGCGGTAAACCTGAAGGAGGTGTACCCATGACCGCCGGATGGGATGCACAATCCGAATCCGTGGCCCCAAAGGGCCGTTTCGGAAGGTTCGGGGGACGCTTCATCCCTGAGACGCTCATCGCCCCGCTGGAAGAACTGGAAAAAGCCTACCAGGAAGCCAGGGAGGATCCCTCTTTCCGCAAGGAGCTGGATGCCTACCTCCGCGATTACGCCGGGAGGCCCACTCCTCTTTACCGGGCGGAGCGCCTGAGCCGGGAGCTGGGAGGGGCGACCATTTTCCTCAAGCGGGAGGACCTCTGCCATACCGGATCCCACAAGATAAACAACACCCTGGGGCAGTGCCTGCTGGCCAGGCGCATGGGCAAGCGCCGGGTCATAGCCGAGACGGGAGCCGGCCAGCATGGGGTAGCCACGGCCACCGCCGCCGCCCTCCTGGGCCTGGAATGCGACGTGTACATGGGCGAGGTGGACATGGATCGCCAGGCCCTCAACGTCTTCCGCATGGAGCTCCTGGGCGCCCGGGTGATACCGGTGCGCTGCGGCTCGCGCACCCTCAAGGATGCGGTGAACGAGGCCTTGCGGGACTGGGTGGCCAGCGTGGATTACACCCATTACTGCCTGGGCTCGGTGGTGGGGCCCCATCCCTTCCCCACCCTGGTGCGCGATCTGCAATCGGTCATCGGTCGCGAGGCCCGGAGCCAGCACCTGGAAAAGACGGGGCGCCTGCCTGACTGCCTGGTGGCCTGCGTGGGAGGCGGGAGCAACTCCATTGGGCTTTTCCACCCCTTCCTGGACACCGACGTGCGCATGGTGGGAGTGGAAGCCGGAGGCGTGGGCGAAGGACCCGGCGAGCACGGCAGCACCCTGGGGCTGGGCTCGGTGGGAGTTCTGCACGGCGCACGCTCCTACCTGCTGCAGGACGAGGAGGGCCAGGTACTGGAAACCCATTCCATCTCCGCGGGGCTGGACTACCCGGGGGTGGGGCCGGAACACGCCTACCTCAAGGAGAGCGGGCGGGTGGAGTACGTCCGGGTGAGCGACGCCGAGGCCCTGGAAGCGGTGGATCTCCTGTGCCGCACGGAGGGCATCCTGCCTGCCCTGGAGAGCGCCCACGCCGTGGCCTACGCCGCCAAGCTGGCGCGGGAGCTGGGCCCGGGCGCCTCCCTGGTGATCTGCCTCTCCGGGCGGGGAGACAAGGATGTGAACACCCTAATGGCCGTCCGCTCCCGCAGGAGTGAGGGAAGTTCGCTCTTTGGAGGAAGGTTCGATGGACGGAATGAAGCGCATTGAAGACATGTTCGAAAGAACCAGGGGCCGTGCCGCCCTTATCGGCTTCACCACGGCCGGTTTCCCCGACCGAAAGACCTCCCTTCGCCTAGCCTCCGTGCTGCTGGAGAACTGCGACGCCCTGGAACTGGGAGTGCCCTTCTCCGACCCGGTGCTGGACGGCCCGGTGATACAGGAATCGTCCTTCCGGGCCCTGCAAGCAGGGTTCCGCCCTAGCCAGGTCTTCGAGCTGGTCGGTGAATTGAGGCGGCGCACAGAGAATCCCATCCTGATCATGACTTACTACAATCCGGTGCACCGGCTGGGACACCGGACCTTCGCCGCCGCGGCCGCGGAGGCCGGGGCGGACGGGGTGCTCATCCCGGACCTGCCCCCTGAAGAGATGGGTGACTGGAGGGAAGCAGCCAATGGACACGGCCTGGCGGTCATCCTATTCGCCTCCATGACCACTCCCGACGAGCGCCTACGCATGCTGGGGGAGCTAACCCAGGGATTCCTTTACTGCTTCGCGGTCAAGGGGACCACCGGCCTGCGGGATAGCCTGTCACGGGAGCTGGCGCCTTTCCTGGAGAGGGTGCGCCGCTTCTGTTCCAGGCCCATCGCCGCCGGGCTGGGTGTCTCCAACCCGGAGCAGTGCCGGGAAGTGGGCAGGTTGGCCGACGGGGTGATCGTGGGAAGCGCCCTGGTCAAGGCGGCCCTGGACGCCGTGAACGCGGGGGAGGACCCGGCTCCTGCGGTATCCTCCCTGGCCGCCGCCCTCTCCTCGGGGATCAGGTCTTGAAGAATTGCATGGTGCCGTCAGGGATCACCGCCACCGATGCCCGGTCGGGGTATTCCCGCTCCAGGAGCTGCAGGGTTTCCTCCCAGTCGCGGGTGACAGTGACCGCTTCCATGGGGGCGAAGAGGTCGCACATGGTCCGGTCGGGATAGGCGGTGCAAACGATTATCTTTATTCCCGGCGGTGGGGGACCCATCCGCATGTAGAAATCCCCGCCGTACTCCTTCCCGAAGCTGCGGATGAGGTAATGGCATACCTGGCCCTCGGGCGCGTTGACCACCAGGACGATGACCCCGCGCTGCAGGTTCACGGTCATCATGGACATGAGCATGCAGATGGCCATCTCGTTGTACTTGGCGTAGGCGTTGGCCACCACGATGTCCTTCCCGGGGGAGGGAGGGGTGCCGTAATGTTCCCGTGCTGCCTCGATCCCGACCGCGTATTCCTCGAGGGGGTCCCCCACGAAGAGGTCGGTTATCTCGCCGCGTGCGTTGATGAGGGCGTCCACCTTGACCTGCAGGCCGGACATGCGCACCACGTGCTTTATCTCCTCGTACATCACGTTGCCCTCCGTCCGGCCCAGGCCCATGGTCTCCGGTCCCCGCCGGGAGACCTCGCCGTGCCAGGCCTTGATGGTCTGCACCCCGCTTATGCCAGGCAGGATTATCTTCCCCCCTCCGCCGAAGCCCACGTGGACGTGGGGGGTTATGCACCCTATCCCTATCCGCAGGTCACAGTACATGAACTCGCGGTTGATGTACACCGGGACACCGGTGGGGCTGTCGCCCAGGTACTCGCAGTTCTCGTAGGGGTTGTGGTTGTAGATGGGAAACTTTTCCACCACCTCCGGGCCCAGCTTCTTGCGGAAGTCGATGTTGTTCATGGCCCCGTGCATGCCCAGGGCGGGGATGAAGCGGATGTTGGCGTCGGGGATCCCCGCCTCCTCGAGGGGCCGCAATATCCAGGGCAGAACGCGGCTCACGGGGGTGGGACGGGTGATGTCGTCGAAGACGATGACCACTTCCCGGGCCCCGGAGGCCAGCTCCTCCAGAGGAGGACAGCCTATGGGTTCGCGGAAGGCGCGTTCCACCCCCGCGTCGTCCAGGGGAGGCTTGCCGAAACCGGGAGGCTCGAGGACCTCCACCTCCCAGCGGTCGGGAAAGTATACCTCCAGGGCCTGGTTCCCGTACCACAGCAGGTTGGGAAGGCTGACCCGGCGCATATTCCCCTCCTTCCTCGAGCCGGCCCGTTCTCCCGGGGCCGAAAATCACGTCCACGGGCCTGGATTGATTTTACATCACCGGGTCCACCATGCGGGGACCGGGGAAAGGGAGGGCAAGGTGATGCCTGGAGAAGTCAGCGATAATATCCGAGGAAGTAATTCCTTCGAAATCCCGTCGAGGTTTAAAAACCGAAACGATGCGCGAAGGCCTTTTCCCCGGGAGGCTACTAAGAGCAGGGCGGTAAGCATTCCGGGGGGACGTTGAACCGGTGACCATGTCGTCCGATGGCACCTTCGAGGGAAAGGATTGGAGCTTCTGGGTTGCCCGGGGAGTTGCTTCGAAGTTCTTGCCGACGTCGGGGTGGGAGGCCTTCCTGGGTTAACGAACGGCGCGGCGTTCAGAAAAATCAGGTAGGACCCGGGAGGAATCGGTCCCCGCTATCGGGCTCCGGCCGGCTTTCCGCCCGCCCGGGCCTAGCCCACTCCTCCTCCATGCTTTCCCTCCGCAGATGATGGTAATCGTAGATGATGGAACCCAGCACAACGAAAATCCCGCCCACCACGAAGGCGATGAGCAGGTAAGAGGTGTAGGTCGCGGGCTTGGTGCGGCGGTACTCCAGGGCGATCTGCTCGTTCCCGTGGGCCACCGTCTTGTCCCGGTTGGCTATTCCCCAGAACACCGCCGCCAGGAGGAAAAACAGGGCCACCAGGACCACTATCCGTACCGCCAGGTAGAACCGGTTCATAGGCTTATCATATAGCACCCGGGGCCGGAGATGAATGGCAAGCTTGAGATCACCCCTTTCCTCTTGTCGAATTTGCTTGTTTTGTCAGGATGATAGGGTGGTCTGTAAATCTTCTTCAACCCGGAAAGCGCCTACCGAGACGATACAACATCTTGAGATCTTCTCCTCGACGTCCCCGATGCCTTTCGCTTCGAAGAACAGGCGTAGCACCATAGTCGTCAGTCGAACGCTCGGGAGATCGCCTCCCTCTCCTTGACGAGATTGCCTGTTTTATCGGGATGACGGGATGATCTCCCGGCCTCTTCCACCCTGAAAGCGCCTGCTGAAACGTACGGCATCCCGGAATTTCAGCTTCCCACCCTCTCAGTGGCGGAAGTGGCGCTTGCCGGTGAGCACCATAACCAGGCCTCGTCTTTTCACTTCCTCGAAGATCTCCTGGTCCCGGACCGAGCCTCCCGGCTGGATGAAGGCCTCCACCCCGGCCTCCGCGGCCAGGATAACCGAGTCCGGGAAGGGGAAGAAGGCATCCGAGGCCAGCACCGAGCCGCGTGCCCGGTCACCCGCCTTCATCAGCGCCACGCGGGTGGCGTCCACCCGGCTCATCTGCCCGGCGCCGACTCCCACCGTGGCGCGATCCCGGGCGAGGACGATGGCGTTGGAGCGGACGTGCTTGCACACCTTCCAGGCGAAGATGAGCTCCTCCCACTGTTCCTCCGTGGGCTCGCGGTCTCCCACCAGGAGCATCTCCTCGCGGGGGTCCTCGCCCCGGTCGTAATCCTGGACCAGGAGCCCTCCCTCCACGCGCTTGACGTCCTTGAGCAGGAGGTAGGTCTCCCTCTCCAGGGGGAGCTGCAGGAGCCTGATGTCCTCCTTCCCCCGCAGGATGGAAAGGGCGGCCTCGGGGAAGGCCGGGGCGATCACCGCCTCCACGAAGGTCTCGTTGACCTGGGCTGCCGTCTCCTCGTCCACGGGACGGTTGAAGGCGATGACGCTCCCGAAGGCGCTCACCGGGTCGCAGCGGTAAGCCCGGCGGTAGGCCTCGGAGAGCCTCTCGGCCATGGCCACCCCGCAGGGATTGTTGTGCTTGATGATCACCGCCGCCGGGAGTTCCAGCTCCTTGACCAGGGCCCAGGCGGCGTCGAGGTCCAGGACGTTGTTGAAGGAGAGCTCCTTCCCGTGCAGCTGCTCGGCGAAGACCAGGGAGGTGGAGGGAGCCCCGATCTCCTGGTAGAGGGCGGCCTTCTGGTGGGGATTCTCCCCGTAGCGGAGGTCGGATTTCTTCTTAAAGACCATGTTCAGGGTGGCCGGGAACTCCTCGAAGGCCCGGGAGAGGTAGGCGTAGATGGCGGAGTCGTACTCCGCGGTGTGGCGGAAGGCCTCCGCGGCCAGGGCGCGCCGGGTTTCCAGGGAGATGGCTCCCCCGTTGCGGCGCATCTCCAAAAGGAGGGAGGAGTAGCGCTTGGGGTTGGTGACCACGGCCACGTCGGCGAAGTTCTTGGCCGCCGCCCGGATGAGGGTCACTCCCCCGATGTCGATCTGCTCCACCGCCTCCTCCAAGGTGGTCTCCGGGCGGGAGATGGTCTCCGCGAAGGGGTAGAGGTTGACCACCACCAGGTCTATGGGCTTGATGCCCATCTCCTCCATCTCCCGCAGGTGTTCGGGGTCGTCGCGCCGGGCCAGGAGGGCGGCGTGGATGTTGGGGTGAAGGGTCTTGACCCTTCCCCCGAGCATCTCCGGGAAACCGGTGACCTCGGAGATGGGGGTGACCTCTATCCCCTCCTCCCGCAGCCTAGCCTCCGTGCCTCCCGTGGAGATGATCTCCACCCCCATGTCCCGGAGTTCCCTGGCCAGGCCCACGATGCCGGCCTTGTTGGAAACGCTTATCAAAGCCCTGCGCACGGGTTCCACGCCCATCCCTCCTTAGCCGATACCTTAGAACGACCTGCCGTCCTCATGTTTCGTCCAGGATAACCACTCGCCTGCCCTCCACCCTCAGGCGCCCCTGGCAGAAGAGGCGGATGGCCTTCGGGTAGAGGCGGTATTCCACCTCGTGTATCCTCTGGTGCAGGCTCTCCACGTCGTCGTCCGGAAGCACGGGGACCGCCTCCTGGAGGATTATGGGACCGGTGTCCAATCCCTCGTCCACGAAATGGACGGTCACCCCGGTCACCTTGACCCCGTAGGCCAGGGCATCGGCCACTCCCGAGGTGCCCGGAAAGGAAGGGAGCAGGGCGGGATGGATGTTCAGGATACGGTTACGGAAGGCCTCCACGAACTCGGGGCTCACCAGCCGCATGTAACCGGCCAGGACCACCAGGTCCACCCGGTTTTCCTCCAGGATGCGGACAAGCTCCCGGTCGTAGGAAACCCGGTCGGGAAAGGACCGGGGATCCACGAAGACCGTTTGTAGCCCGTGGTTCCTGGCCCGCACCAGCCCGTAGGCGTCCTCGCGGTCGCTGATGACTACGGCTATGCGGGCGGGTATTTCCCCTTCCTCTATCCTCCTGGCTATATTTTCCAGGTTGGTCCCGCTCCCGGAGATGAGCACCCCAAGACGGCAGGTCTCCACCTTTATTTACCCCCTGTCCTCCATCATCTTCGCCTTTCTCTACAAGGGTAAGGGTACGTCAACCTTGGCGGCCTCCATCAGGCCTGGAAGCTCGGGCCGTCATTTTCACCTTTCCCCATCAGGGTACGCCAACAAAGTCCCCGGCCGCCGTGAGTCCCTCTTGACGTCTACCGGTATTCATCGCTCACGCGAATCATAGACCGCCACGGCTTCCTGCATGGACGGTGCGACCGCCTTGTCGATCACCGACGCACATACCGGGTTCCTCCGCACCCTACACTGCCCAATGTCGCGAGGGTCGCCCGATTCCCGCGTCTCTCAGCAGGTGAGGCAGATACCCCCCGTGCCCTCGCGTATTTCCCCGATGCGAAAGGCCCGGTACTGGGAGAGGCCCAGGAGGTGGACCACCTGGCGGTAGTCGTTGAGGTCCACCACCAGCACCATGCCTATCCCCATGTTGAAGGTACGGTACATCTCCACCTCGTCCAGGTCCCCCATCCTGCGGATGATGTTGAAGATGCTGTGGGGATGCCAGGAGGAGACGTCGATTACGGCGTCCACGTTGCGGGGAAGCATGCGGGGCACGTTCTCGATGAGCCCTCCCCCCGTGATGTGGGCGATGCCCTTCACTTCCACCTCCCGCAGCACCCGCAGGATGCCCGGAGCGTAGATCTCGGTGGGGGTAAGCAGTTCCTCCCCCAGGGTGGAGGACAACCCGCGCAGGCGGTCCTCCAGGTCGAAGTCGTTGAGCTCGAAGAATATCTTGCGCGCCAGGGAATAGCCGTTGGCGTGCAGTCCTGAGCTCCGCAGGCCCACGATGACATCCCCGGGCACGATGCGCGAACCGTCGATGATGCGCTTCCGGTCCACCACCCCCACCACGAAACCGGCCAGGTCATACTCGTCCTCCTCCAGGATGCCGGGGTGCTCCGCGGTTTCCCCGCCTACGAGTGCGCATCCCGCCCGGCGGCAGCCGCGGGCGATGCCGGAAACGATGTCCTTGACCTTCTCCGGAACCACCTTCCCCATGGCCAGGTAATCCAGCATGAAGAGGGGCTCGGCCCCGCAGGTGACGATGTCGTCCACGCACATGGCCACCAGGTCCAAGCCGATGGTGTCGTGGCGGTCCAGCATCTGGGCTACCTTGACCTTGGTCCCCACACCGTCCACCGAGGAGACCAGGACCGGCTCTTCCATGCCCTCGAAGCGGGCCCGGAAGAGGGCCCCAAAGCCGCCCAGCTCGGAGAGGACCTCCGGGCGCAGCGTGGAGGCGACCTCTCCTGCTATGAGCTCCACGGCCTTCTTCCCGGCCTCGATATCCACCCCAGCCTCCCGGTAGGACAGGGGAGTGCAGGACATCTCTTTCGACTCTCCTGACCCTGGTCCTTCCGACCTTCCTTCTTCGTGCACCATTTCCTCATCTGCCATTTTCATACAACTCCATGACTCCGGATCCCTCAACCCGCCTCCAGGCGGCACTTGGCCATGCGCATCTCGTCGGGAACGGGGATGGGGTATTCCCCGTCGAAGCAAGCGGTGCAGAACTCCTCCTTGGGCCTCCCCGTAGCCCGCACCAGGTTCTCCATGCTCAGGTAGTGCAGGGTGTCGGCCCCGATGAAGCGGCGTATCTCCTCCACGCTGCGGGAGGAGGCGATGAGCTCCTGGCGGGTGGCGGTGTCGATGCCGTAGAAGCAGGGGTTCTTGTCCGGAGGTGAGCTTATACGCATGTGCACCTCCCGGGCCCCCGCATCCCGCAGCATCTTGACGATCTCCTTGGTGGTGTTGCCGCGGACTATGGAATCGTCCACCACCACCAGTCGCTTGCCCCGGATGTCCCGCACTAAGGGGTTGAGCTTGAGGCGCACCCCCAGCTGGCGGATGGCCTGGGTGGGCTGGATGAAGGTACGGCCCACGTAGCGGTTCTTTATGAGCCCCTCCCCGAAGGGGATGCCCGAGGCCTGGGAGAAGCCGATGGCCGCCGGGACCCCGGTGTCCGGGATGGGCATGACCACGTCCGCCTCCACCGGGGCCTCGTCGGCCAGGCTCATCCCCATGTGCTTGCGGGCATGGTAGAGGTAGGTGCCGTACATCACCGAATCGGGGCGCGCGAAGTAAATGAACTCGAAGATGCACAGGGAGGGCCGCCGCATCTCCGCGAAGCGCTCGAAGCGAAGGCCGGAATGGTCGATGACCGCCATCTCCCCCGGCTCAATCTCCCTTATGTACTCGGCCCCTATGATATCCAGCCCGCAGCTCTCGCTGGATACGGCGAAGCCGTCCCGGTAACGCCCCACGCACAGGGGGCGGATGCCATGGGGGTCCCGCAGCCCGATGAGCTTGGTCTCGGTCAGTATGGCCAGGCTATAGGCTCCGCTCAGGCGGGGCATGACCTCACGGACGGCCTCCTCGATGTCCCCCGCCGGATGCCGGGCCAGGAGCAGGGCGATGACCTCGGTATCGGAGGTGGTATGGAAGCGAACCCCCTGTTCTCGAAGCTCCTCCCGCAGCTCGTCGGTGTTCACCAGGTTGCCGTTGTGGGCCACGTAAACGGAGCCCCGGTGCCCGGAGGCATGGATGGGCTGGGAGTTCTCCCAGAAGGAGGAGCCGGTGGTGGAATAACGGACGTGGCCTATGGCCATGTGGCCCTGCAGGTTGAGGAGGTCCCTCTCGCTGAAGACCTGGGAGACCATGCCCATGTCCTTGAGCATCACCGTTTCCCGTCCGTCGGATACGGCGATTCCCGCGCTCTCCTGGCCCCTGTGCTGGAGGGCGTAGAGGGCGTAGTAGGTCAGCTTGGCCACGTCGTCCTCGCGGGTGTAGATACCGAAAACGCCGCAGTGGTCGTGAATCTCGAGGCTCATGTTCGCCTTTCCCACCTCTTTTCGGCGACGACCGCCGTTTTCCGC
This window contains:
- the trpC gene encoding indole-3-glycerol phosphate synthase TrpC, which produces MFLERAMQLAGKRVREMMEVFSPSHLEDLCAELPPPPSLSAALRSRAEAEVGIIAEIKRRSPSRGDIRPSLRVAETARAYRRGGARAISVLTEPDFFGGSLQDLAEAATAVDLPVLRKDFILDRYQLLEARAAGAAAVLLIATALESRQLSRLLAGARELGMECLVEVHDDNDLEKALQAGAEMIGINNRDLVTLEVDLGTTARLAPLVPPSILLVAESGYRSAGDLVGLREMGVDAVLVGEALSGSRDPERTLRELRASRHPGQSEG
- a CDS encoding phosphoribosylanthranilate isomerase, yielding MFRNGYHGVVEPSVPFLKACGITRLEDGLVACAAGFTAVGFVFAESPRRVDPVRAREISLRLPQSVLRVGVFLDQEEDEVRDIAGFCSLDLVQLHGRSLGLASRFGGRAVPSLRPRTPEDLELLEEYRGAFAVILDTWDPELPGGTGRVGDWNLAAEAARRGRVILAGGLNPENVARAVACVRPFGVDVSSGVEISPGIKDPARLRDFTSAARKAFAREKRKIDSRSTRQVMGHMPETGQPSPG
- the trpA gene encoding tryptophan synthase subunit alpha; this translates as MDGMKRIEDMFERTRGRAALIGFTTAGFPDRKTSLRLASVLLENCDALELGVPFSDPVLDGPVIQESSFRALQAGFRPSQVFELVGELRRRTENPILIMTYYNPVHRLGHRTFAAAAAEAGADGVLIPDLPPEEMGDWREAANGHGLAVILFASMTTPDERLRMLGELTQGFLYCFAVKGTTGLRDSLSRELAPFLERVRRFCSRPIAAGLGVSNPEQCREVGRLADGVIVGSALVKAALDAVNAGEDPAPAVSSLAAALSSGIRS
- a CDS encoding aminodeoxychorismate/anthranilate synthase component II — translated: MLLIDNYDSFTYNLAQALQVLGAEVIAARNDELTLSSVDELRPTHLVISPGPGGPEDTGITIPVVRRLAGKVPVLGVCLGHQAIGHLYGAAVVRAPRPVHGKTSRIFHDGRTIYRGLPNPFTATRYHSLVVGADLPPELEISARSEDGLVMGIRHRHLPVEGVQFHPESFLTIEGEGLLRNFLEMEVGR
- the trpB gene encoding tryptophan synthase subunit beta; the encoded protein is MTAGWDAQSESVAPKGRFGRFGGRFIPETLIAPLEELEKAYQEAREDPSFRKELDAYLRDYAGRPTPLYRAERLSRELGGATIFLKREDLCHTGSHKINNTLGQCLLARRMGKRRVIAETGAGQHGVATATAAALLGLECDVYMGEVDMDRQALNVFRMELLGARVIPVRCGSRTLKDAVNEALRDWVASVDYTHYCLGSVVGPHPFPTLVRDLQSVIGREARSQHLEKTGRLPDCLVACVGGGSNSIGLFHPFLDTDVRMVGVEAGGVGEGPGEHGSTLGLGSVGVLHGARSYLLQDEEGQVLETHSISAGLDYPGVGPEHAYLKESGRVEYVRVSDAEALEAVDLLCRTEGILPALESAHAVAYAAKLARELGPGASLVICLSGRGDKDVNTLMAVRSRRSEGSSLFGGRFDGRNEAH
- the trpD gene encoding anthranilate phosphoribosyltransferase, giving the protein MISDVLAWVTEGKTLNQETAREVMSFIMRGEATDAQVACLLTALRMRGETPEEIAGFAQAMREAALNIRPSVSPLVDTCGTGGDGCGTFNISTAAAFIAAGAGVYVAKHGNRGVSSSCGSADVLEALGVNIDMDPERVRTCIEEVGIGFLFAPRFHPAMRHVMRARREMGIPTAFNLLGPLTNPAGAQFQLLGVGRVDKAPLIAGALAGMGTRKALVVHGEDGLDEISSISPTLVWEVEDGKVKEGRIEPGELGLDPADPQALQGGSAEENARIIREEVLSGKPGPRRDIAVLNAAAVLYAAGRAADLKEGLALAEDAVDSGRALRKLEMLVEFTKEASRVS